The sequence CGTGTTTTATGTTGTTGTGTATATTCCCATGTAAAGTGCTGTAAACCGTTTTTAGGAACTAGATGCTTAGGCCAAGCTATCTTTCCTTCTGCAATTAATTCATTATCTGTGGAATTTAAGTAAGCTCTTTCTCCTGTTCTTCCACCACTGACGATTAATCCATCTTTTGGTGGTGTACTACTCGCGACGTCTGATGGCTCACGTATACAAGGTCCACTTTTAGTTTGTGGAAAATTTTTTCCTCCTTCTAACTCATTAGTTTCCCAGCCTAATCCCCACCAGCCATTTATCGAAGCAAAGTGTCCGCGTGAAGCGGGTGTTATAATCCTACCATGAGCAGGCTGAATATTATCTAATGTTTCCCCATTATTCTGGATAAAATTATTAGGCATATTGTCTCCTGAAGTTTATTGAATGGTTAAGTGTGCTCACTTCTAAAACTAGATATATCAACACATTGGATAAAATATAGTTTTCTGTTTAGACTGAATAGATAAAATTATTTAAATTGTGATAATTAAAATGAATAAAATTTATATTTAATTATAATTTGTTATAATTTTTTTATTTTCTTTAATTGAGAAGCAATAATTAAATATTACATTGTTAAATTTCTTTTATATATTATTAATTAGTTTAAATATAATAGTATTGTCTTTAGTAAGAAAATATTTTGTGCTGACTTATTTTGATTTTATTTTAGTTAATTACTAATTTTAGTTATTCAAAGAAATATTCATTTTTGTTGGGTAAAATGTATATTATTTATATCATATGATTTTAAGAGTATAGTAATTATTTTCACTTA is a genomic window of Arsenophonus apicola containing:
- a CDS encoding lytic polysaccharide monooxygenase auxiliary activity family 9 protein; the encoded protein is MPNNFIQNNGETLDNIQPAHGRIITPASRGHFASINGWWGLGWETNELEGGKNFPQTKSGPCIREPSDVASSTPPKDGLIVSGGRTGERAYLNSTDNELIAEGKIAWPKHLVPKNGLQHFTWEYTQQHKTRGYVAYITKNGWDTTTRLTRNHFEMTPFFEDISPDVPFWSYDLPVKYEHDIQLPVDRKKGHHVVVLLWIIADTGMAFYQTFDFDFDKKI